One Nitrospina watsonii DNA segment encodes these proteins:
- the argB gene encoding acetylglutamate kinase, whose amino-acid sequence METLINKAEMLVEALPYIKNFYDKTFVIKYGGNAMVSEELKDTFALDVVMMKYIGINPVIVHGGGPQIGKTLEMFGIESKFVDGHRVTSKEMIDVVEMVLGGKVNQDIVTLINSHGGDAVGITGKDGNLIHAKRYKHVKKSAETNQSEIIDLGLVGEITKVDVRVLQKIDEAGFIPVIAPIGQGEQGETLNINADIVASKVAAALQAEKLLLMTDTEGVKGKNGKLIPHLTRRKAQSLIRDKVIKDGMLPKVNCCLDALKAGVRKTHIIDGRVKHALLLEIFTKEGVGTQIVEK is encoded by the coding sequence ATGGAAACATTGATCAACAAAGCCGAGATGCTGGTCGAGGCGCTCCCGTACATCAAGAATTTTTATGACAAAACCTTTGTCATCAAGTACGGCGGCAACGCCATGGTGTCCGAGGAGTTGAAGGACACCTTCGCCCTCGATGTGGTGATGATGAAGTACATCGGCATCAACCCCGTCATCGTGCACGGCGGCGGTCCGCAGATCGGCAAGACGCTGGAGATGTTCGGCATCGAGTCCAAATTCGTGGATGGCCACCGCGTCACCAGCAAGGAAATGATCGATGTGGTCGAGATGGTGCTGGGCGGCAAGGTCAATCAGGATATCGTCACCCTCATCAACAGTCATGGCGGCGACGCCGTCGGCATCACCGGCAAGGACGGCAACCTGATCCACGCCAAGCGCTACAAACATGTCAAGAAATCGGCGGAGACCAACCAGTCGGAGATCATCGACCTGGGTCTCGTCGGCGAGATCACGAAGGTCGATGTGCGCGTGCTGCAGAAAATCGACGAAGCCGGATTCATCCCCGTCATCGCGCCGATCGGCCAGGGCGAACAAGGGGAAACTCTGAACATCAACGCCGACATTGTGGCGTCGAAAGTCGCGGCCGCGTTGCAGGCGGAAAAACTGCTGCTGATGACCGACACCGAAGGCGTGAAGGGCAAGAACGGCAAACTCATCCCGCACCTGACCCGGCGCAAGGCGCAGAGCCTCATCCGCGACAAGGTCATCAAGGACGGCATGCTGCCCAAGGTCAATTGCTGCCTCGACGCACTCAAGGCGGGCGTGCGCAAAACCCACATCATCGACGGCCGGGTCAAGCACGCCCTGCTGCTCGAAATCTTCACCAAAGAGGGCGTCGGCACCCAAATTGTCGAGAAATGA
- the hslV gene encoding ATP-dependent protease subunit HslV, translated as MNPYTTDAYTPHGTTILSVRHLNKVAMGGDGQVTLGPTVMKHSAHKVRRMYNNQIIAGFAGGTADAFALFARFEEKLEKYNGNLSRSAVELAKDWRTDKLLRRLEAMLLVADKDNSFLISGTGDVIEPDDGIIAIGSGGMFAQSAAKALALHSTLNAREIVEAAMKIAQDVCIYTNNHLTIEEL; from the coding sequence ATGAATCCATACACAACGGACGCGTACACCCCGCACGGGACGACTATTTTATCCGTCCGCCACCTGAACAAAGTGGCCATGGGCGGCGACGGCCAGGTCACGCTGGGCCCAACGGTGATGAAACATTCGGCGCACAAGGTCCGCCGCATGTACAACAACCAGATCATCGCCGGATTCGCGGGCGGCACCGCCGATGCCTTCGCCCTGTTCGCCCGCTTCGAGGAAAAACTCGAAAAGTACAACGGCAACCTGTCGCGCTCGGCGGTCGAACTGGCCAAGGACTGGCGCACCGACAAACTGCTCCGGCGGCTGGAAGCGATGCTGCTGGTCGCAGACAAGGACAACAGCTTTCTCATATCGGGCACCGGGGATGTGATCGAGCCGGACGACGGCATCATCGCCATCGGTTCCGGCGGCATGTTCGCCCAGTCGGCGGCGAAAGCGCTGGCGCTGCATTCCACACTCAACGCGCGGGAGATCGTCGAGGCCGCCATGAAGATCGCGCAGGACGTCTGCATTTATACCAACAACCACCTCACCATCGAGGAGTTGTGA
- the hslU gene encoding ATP-dependent protease ATPase subunit HslU — MASLTPKAIVHELNRFIVGQEKAKRAVAVALRNRWRRQQLDPDLREEVAPKNILMIGPTGVGKTEIARRLAKLSKSPFIKVEASKYTEVGYVGRDVESMIRDLVELTRGMVRLEQEEDVQKEAKQAAEERLLDILLPPHPSQRHPGQKEYELDDLGKQQYQQTREKFRNYLHEGKFDDRDVEIEVQAKPSYMMDVMSPPGMEEMDSNIKDMLSNLMPKKSSNKKMKVPDALKILTHEEAEKLVDQDKVNQEAVERAQQNGIVFIDEIDKITARSGAGSGPDVSREGVQRDLLPIVEGSSISTKYGIVKTDHILFISAGAFHSSKPADLIPEFQGRFPIRVELESLTQNDFVRILTEPGNALIKQYAALLQTEGIDLTFTDDAIDVIASMAAQVNERTENIGARRLQTVMEKLLEDLLFDASTMEAQSVSIEGSRVKEKLGNIIEDQDLSRYIL, encoded by the coding sequence ATGGCGTCGTTGACGCCCAAGGCCATCGTCCACGAGCTGAACCGCTTCATCGTCGGCCAGGAAAAAGCCAAGCGCGCCGTCGCCGTGGCACTGCGCAACCGCTGGCGGCGGCAGCAACTGGACCCGGACCTGCGCGAAGAGGTCGCGCCGAAAAACATTCTGATGATCGGGCCCACCGGCGTCGGCAAAACGGAAATCGCGCGACGGCTGGCCAAGCTGTCGAAATCGCCCTTCATTAAAGTTGAAGCGTCGAAGTACACCGAAGTCGGTTACGTGGGCCGCGATGTGGAGTCGATGATCCGCGACCTGGTCGAACTGACGCGCGGCATGGTGCGCCTGGAACAGGAAGAGGACGTGCAGAAGGAAGCGAAGCAGGCCGCGGAGGAACGCCTGCTCGACATCCTGCTGCCGCCCCATCCCAGCCAGCGGCACCCCGGGCAGAAAGAATATGAACTGGACGACCTCGGCAAACAGCAATACCAGCAGACCCGCGAAAAGTTTCGCAACTACCTGCACGAGGGCAAGTTCGACGACCGCGATGTGGAGATCGAAGTGCAGGCGAAGCCGTCGTACATGATGGACGTCATGTCGCCACCGGGCATGGAAGAAATGGATTCCAACATCAAGGATATGCTCAGCAACCTGATGCCGAAAAAATCGTCGAACAAAAAAATGAAGGTGCCGGATGCGTTGAAGATCCTGACGCACGAGGAAGCGGAAAAGCTGGTCGATCAGGACAAGGTCAACCAGGAAGCGGTGGAACGCGCCCAGCAGAACGGCATTGTCTTCATCGACGAGATCGACAAGATCACCGCGCGTTCCGGGGCCGGCAGCGGACCCGACGTCTCCCGCGAGGGCGTGCAGCGCGACCTGTTGCCGATCGTCGAAGGTTCGTCCATTTCCACCAAGTACGGCATCGTCAAAACCGATCACATCCTGTTCATCTCGGCCGGGGCGTTTCATTCATCGAAGCCGGCCGACCTGATTCCGGAGTTTCAGGGGCGCTTCCCCATCCGCGTCGAACTGGAGTCGCTGACGCAGAACGATTTCGTGCGCATTCTCACCGAGCCGGGCAACGCGCTGATCAAGCAGTACGCCGCGCTGTTGCAGACCGAGGGCATCGACCTCACTTTCACTGACGATGCGATCGATGTCATCGCGTCGATGGCGGCGCAGGTCAACGAACGCACGGAGAACATCGGCGCGCGCCGTTTGCAGACAGTGATGGAAAAACTGCTGGAAGACCTGTTGTTCGACGCCTCGACGATGGAGGCGCAATCGGTCAGCATAGAAGGCTCCCGCGTGAAAGAAAAGCTGGGCAACATCATCGAGGACCAGGACCTGAGCCGCTACATCCTGTGA